A DNA window from Paraburkholderia sp. IMGN_8 contains the following coding sequences:
- a CDS encoding tyrosine-type recombinase/integrase — protein sequence MTLRALQYRFRAAREAAEIAAADFQFRDLRAKAGTDKTEATGDIRHAQKQLGHGSVVMTEHYVRPTH from the coding sequence ATGACGCTGCGAGCGCTGCAATACCGCTTCAGGGCAGCGAGGGAGGCCGCCGAAATTGCGGCTGCGGATTTCCAGTTTCGCGACCTGCGCGCCAAGGCAGGAACAGATAAGACTGAAGCAACGGGCGACATTCGGCACGCTCAGAAACAGCTCGGCCACGGCTCAGTGGTCATGACGGAGCATTACGTGCGGCCAACCCACTAG